The Lathyrus oleraceus cultivar Zhongwan6 chromosome 5, CAAS_Psat_ZW6_1.0, whole genome shotgun sequence genome includes the window atgggaagtgagggtaagacctcacagctcttatccctggcctgggagagcttcagacaaatgaaagtgtggaagttcagaaagttggaactcttctccacatatgactgacacaacaaagattttgggttaatatccacaatgcatcaacacatggtgtgagcaaagtggatgacacactgagtagcaggagatggattgcacatctcttttatctgccacttgcctcatagaggtcttttcctgcttgacacaaaagtaaacaaacacaagcattgcctcttaaggagggcttcagacaggtgtctgcccacataacaggacaggtcttccagactacatgaagtcaaaaAATTATACCTCAGTagttaagcaaccaagcaaaagcaagttcaaatgaacttaagcaacttatgtacctgtggaaacatcaaacaaatcagtacaactatacagacaaacagacaatcatgaatatcaaacagtcaaacccaatgagcaaaggcataagccaacaagtcaaactcaaatgagttaacaaccctacaaaacacacaaggttagtagtcaaaagtaaacatcaaaggctcaagtgatagagcaccaacaactaaggaacttgaatgctccacctgaaatcaaagctcaaacataagcaactaaccactaggtcaaagcctaggtcaaagatggagaaaaaaattcaaaacagaagctgaaaattaacatgaatcaacttcaatcaatcaagaacacaatctaaaaagtcccatatcaatatcattcaccaaattcatttcatgaaccaaacatggcaaggtatgcaagttgtgaccacattgtgacatcagaaggaataaatgcacattaaataaaaaatgattcaaataatcttggaaaaattcatgagtaaacaggatatacaacatgatcatcacacaaaaaattagaggcattggacatcattaggcatggcaatcacattgcataagtcaagacaagcacaccaagcacatgtgtgacaccaattgtcacaccaacttagcataggcataaaacagagatggatcatggtaaaaacctcaaaccaaagccaaaacaacactcaacagGTCTAGAAgtagtgtgcaaaatttcacattcattggataaaaactcagcatttcacaatcaaatgaagttcaaggcatttccaaagctcatatgtgaccatccagaatgaaaaatctcaattaaatcagaaatgatcccaaaaattccaacaaaaatcatgctcattcacaacattaATATCAAACATaatacaaaaaatcaggacatttggaattcatttggcatgttAAACACATCcatcaagttgaacatcacaaggtgtgacacaaattgtcacaccaaccttagcatgatcataaaacagtcatggtaattgataaaaataccaaattaacaccaaaatgtcaagcaagatgtctagttatagcatgcaaaatttcagaagcattggattaaaaatgagcatttcacaaatgatatggcaaggcaaggtacaaaatggacaTGCATTCAAACTCTCTAGGCAAAATAATTTCCAGGCCAGGCAATTTTTTTGAATCAATGATCAAAAAATATTAGACAAAAAATggaacacaatgcaaaaaacctcatatttttttgatgattattcaattagatatgattttttaaagattgaaaatgaaaataaaaatacATGAAGCCATGGCATATGAACACATGGAGAAAATAAATGAAGCAAGTGGACAATGGTGAAGCCAAGGATCGAACCAAGGCCGGATTCAAATGTCCAGCGCGCCAGGCAGCGAAACGCTGCGGTTCGCTTAATTGTTGGCCCAATCAGAAGTGTGCATGGGCTTCAGCATGCACCAATCGCGTTTAAGCCCTAAAACACTATAGGCAACGCTATTCCGTGGCAAAATGGATCAAAAAACCGTGGCCAAAAAGTCTGCATCATCTTCTTCATTACACACGCACATGAACAGTGAAACATTCAAGAGCATCAAGAACAAATTCTCCAGAAATTGAAATTAAGCATATGAACATGAAGATCCTTCAATGTACATCATGAATCCATGCCTAGTTCATCCTAATTCCATTTATCATGGGAGAATCGAACACATCAAGTTTCATGCATGAATCTTTAAATCAATATATCTAACTCAATATTGCATGGATTTcaatgattcaaagctcagaacACTCCACAAACTTAGATCTACAGCAATGACATGATAATTTCAAGAATTAGGGAAATCGATTTGTAACCTCTCTGAAGTGCAGAACTGAAATGTGATGGATCCAAGGCCTTGTGATGCTCAACAGTTCCTCTACAATGCTTGTACAAGTGTTTAGAAGAGAGATCGAAGCTCAACTGCTCTTGAATCCAACAGAAttttgatttgccattgttgCTTCAAAGCTTCAATATGCTTCAATGCTGCACGATTTCCTTTGGATCTATGTTCAATCTTGCTCCAtgatgcttccagatgatgaatcaagcaaaggaaatgcaatttgtttgaagaaatttggaaaaaatttgagaggaaaagtttgagaaattttctagatctgaaattatgaatgttgttagtgaaaaacagttatggttatgcttatatatgctccactaatcatgtttaattaagcCTTAAACCAAATTCTAATGAAATGGATGAGTTAgggagtgttttggcaaattgagtttttcacccttatgcatgaaaatgcatggtgaacagtacgAATTTTGATCCAATTTCACTCAAAATGCTATTTTGAAATCATTTGTAATGGCCAAAAGTTCAAATAgttcaccaattttaaattccaatttttccctccaaaaaatcaagtgaaaggcaaatgattatgtgatgacaattggtgtaatgcaatgcatgatttggaaagtataggtcaaaataagaacaatgcaaaaagaaccacttgaattggagttttggttgagaagttatgctcatttgaagttccatgtacaccTTGTCAAGATTGAAgcatatctccttaaccacacatgagaaattgatgatcttggacgttttggaactgggagagaaagatctacaactttcatgttcaacaaaatttcatttgaagctttcttgaagatgtaatcttgagttgaaaacctttccatttttggaaaatttgaattacaagtcactttctatttttggcaagttttgacctgactttattttcttcaatgttgatgtttgaaatgtcaaatgagacttgtttgaacatgaatgaagtatttctaaccacttcccacctccaaatccaacagttgactttcagttgacttttgtagttgacagatgacttggtcatgcacagatgattttgagcctcaaccacttgatgaaataactccaaaatgaaaacctagcttatacaagctcaataaaatcacatgatgatcttcatctcattaaagacctcatctccttgaagaaccctgattggtataatgcaactgattagggttgaccagaggtcaaacccctaatcccaaggcacatgatcaaaaacaatgaacctcttggtgatgacaagaccatgatgatggtgatataaTCTGGCAAATAAGATAACACTCatcctccttgaggaaccaaaaaccctaattgaagagcaaccctcagatgattgatcatcaattcatgagaccctcaggcttgaatcttttaacctctctatcttctgagaaagacttaggagaATGACTTGTCcattttcacatgatatgcaaagatgtaatgcctaatgtcctaccaaatgaaatgcaatatgttaagctagacccaagagaggagggcaaattttgaggtgttacaacaaTCAATGCAATGGTTCTCATCTCGGGCCCCTTAAACTGTAACTGACTTAATGTAGATTTTGGAAGTACATTAAGCGAGGATCCAGTATCAACAAGGACTCGGGATAAGAGAGAGTCAGTACATGTGACCGAAATATGTAGTGCTTTGTTGTGGGCCTTTCCCTCAGGAGGTAACTCTGCTTCATTAAATCCCAGATATCTACTGACGGTGATGTTGGCAACCACGTCATCAAATTGATCGACCGTGATATCTTGCATCACGTGAGCGTTATTTAGAACTTTTAGCAATGCTTTGTGATGAGCCTCATAACTCAACAGCAAAGACAAAAttgatattttggaaggagtttgaTTCAACTGTTCAACAATCTTGAAGTCACTTTTTCTGATCAGTTTGAGGAGTTCCTGACTTTCCTCAAAGGTGATACTCTTCTTGTGATCATCAGACTGTTCCTTTTCAACCATAGGCCCTTTCCCTTTGGAGACTTCGGCCTCTGCAGCTTTGTCATTGTTAATAACTCTCGTCACTACCGGATCAGTCGTCACGGTCGAAGTGGCGGGTACAGTTGCCCCTGCCTGCGGAGTCGGCGTAGGAGTTGCCTTCTCTTTAGGTGAGACAATTGTGGGTGCTGGAGGCACCCTAGGAGTGTATTTAGGAGCGAATACACGGCCACTTAGAGTCATGCCTCCGGCTCTAGTGATGTTGACAGTCTCTGTATCAGGAATGCATATTTCTTTCCCTCCCAAATACGTCGTGGTCTCATAATTCCAAGGCACTGCCTTGGTATTCTGATACGGAAATGGATCGGCTGAATCCTCCTGGTAGGAGATTCAACCTTCTTCTTTCTGTAAACAATAGTTATTGGTTCAATCACTGCTACCTCTTCTGCTTCTTTAGACGTAGAGAACTGTACTAACCCTTGATTCATCAATTCTTGCACGCATTCTCTCAATTGCTCACAACCATCTGGATCGGACTCACATACTGAACAATCACTATGTACTCCCTCCAGAAACCCAAATTCTTCAAGTTTTCTCAACACAACAGAGAATGGAGTTTTCACCTCATCGACCCACTTCACAGGTTTTACGGGTTCTTCCTCAATGATGACACTGACTGAAGGACCATCATGATTAGGTAGGGGTTTTGTATTTACGTTTGGCTTTTCCTCCGAGAAGGTCAAGATTTTCCTATCAATCAAGTCttgtattttattttttaatgGCCAACAATCTTTGGTGGAATGTCCCACGTGACCGGCGTGGTAGGCGCATGAGGCGTTGGGGTTATGTTTATAATGGTAAGGCGGCATAGCCTGAGGGATTTCTTTTGGCACAATGCCCCCCACATGGATCAAATATGGTACCAAGTCTGTATAAGGTACTGGGATCTTGTCGTACTGAGTGCGCTTGCCATAGTTTCCTCTGTTTCTCTGCCCCTGATTCTGCCCTCTATTGTCACGGTTGTATTGTCGATTCCGATCTTTCTGAGCAGGAGCTGGTTGTTGATTGCTTCTCTGTGGTGGATACTGGAAAGGCGGTTGTTGGTATTGAGTTGCAGCGACATACGGATAAGGATAGTACGGCATAGGGGCCATCAGAACTCGATATCGGGGGTGAGCCTTCGCCATTACAGCGTTTGCTTCCCCCTCCTTCCTCTTCGTGAAGCCCCTATGTGGTTTCTTATTGACTGACTACTGTGTGGTCGTGTCTGTTATTTTCCCTGAGTTCAGCCCACTCTCAACATGTTCCCCAATTGTGACCATATCGACGAAGTTTATTGATGAACTGCCAATCATTTTCTCAAAATACAGCCCATGCAGCGTGCCCATAAATATTTCAACCAACTCATTATCAGATAGTGCTGATCGAACCCTAGACGCCATTTCGCGCCAccgttgagcatactctttgaaggtTTCATTAGACCTTTGCGACTGGTTCTGTAGTTGAAGCCTTGTTGGAGCCATGTCAAGgttgtacttgtattgtttcAAAAATGCCTCAGAGAGGTCCCTCCATGACCGGATCTTCGAGCGctccaaactcatataccaatccaaggaagccctAGTCAGGCTATCTTGGAAGCCATGAATAAGGAGGTTGTCGTTATCAATATGTGAAGCCATCTTCCTGCAGTACATAGTGAGATGACTGCTGGGACAACTAAGACCTTTATACTTGGGGAGatcaggcactttgaatttatGAGGTAATACCACGTTCGGGACCAAGCAGAGGTCTCGAGCGTCTATTCCAAAAGAAGAGAAGCCCTCAATGGCCCTTATTTTGTCGTCCAGGAGTTGGTAATCCGCCGGTTTGGCCGGATCAACAACAGGAGGAGCGACCTGATTGGCCGGTCGAGAGGCTTCAGGGGCGATTGGTGTAGGTACATTCGGGTTGAACCACATGGGCGGGTAAGAGAAGCCTGGTGGATCAGTCTGAGCAGCATTGGGAGGTTGAAAGTATTGCATCCCAAGCTGAGCATTGGGAGCCTGAGGTGTCCCTGCTTGCATATACTGGGATGCAGGGTTCATCATCATGGGCACAAATCCTGTCCCTGGGTAGCCAAAAGGGACGGGGATCTGACCAGTGGTCGCAGCTTGAGCAGTCTGACTAGGCAGTTGGAAATGGAGGCGCGGGCCTCGGTAGTCTTCTTCGTCCTCCGGGTCAGCAACAACGATTGGGGTAGTGTGGAGAGCAGGGAGAACCCAAGGGAAACCAGAGTTTCCAGCAGTAGTGGCAAGAGCCAAGTGAGGGAAGAAAGCTCCCCCACAAGTGAGGCTAGCAGCAAGGTAAGGAGGCATTCCCCATGGGTAGGCAACAACAAGCCTAGCAGGATCCGTGGGGACCACCTGGCGGTTCCCAGAGTTAGGCACCACAGTTTCCGCCGGAGGATCGATGGTAGTGccagcaacaatatcaacaatgGTCACCCCAGCAGCATGGGTGACGTTGGCAGCAGCAGAGACAGGGTTCCTCTGAAATTGGAGGAGCTCAAGGATGACCTCCATGTTGCCCCTGAACAAATTCATCTCCCCTTGCACCTGGGCAAGGGATTCACAAACAACAGCGTTATCGGCTTTGTATTCGGCCATGATCTTAGTTTTGCTGGAGCGGGTGTAGTACGGATGACGAGTCGTCGTTGTTGCTGCAGCAAAACGGCGAGTgtaagcattttgttttctgACAGCTTTTGGCAAGTATATGCAGTGGTGCatgtatgcatgcaaaaagaTTTGATGTGTGCATTTAACATTActattattttttttaaagacAAAAAATTCTAAGGAATCCGCGAGTCTACTTAACACAAGCAATTATGAAGCGAATAAAGAGAGACAGTTTATGAAGCCAATAATCGAGAAACTCTTTTTATTCCATATCAGTAAAACAGAATACAAATACATCAAGAAAATGCCCATCGGCTACAAGGAGATCACGTCAGTCCGATCAGACCTCAATCTACTGAAATACAGGCGGCTAGAAACAATTAAATAACAACTCCTTATAGTAAGCTTGTGATTTGGGAGACAGGAAGGCACTCCATTTTCCCAACATCGCACTTTCTTCAAATGGGGGGTTGTTCACAACTGTCTTCCCTCGGTCGGAGGGGTCTTCAGGACGCTCATTCAACTGTATGTTGTTGTCGTTCGGGTTCCCATGTGATTGCTCCTTCAGCTTTTGGATCTCTTCCAGCTTTTGATTCAGCTCATACTGGTTCTGGGGAAGGGTGACTTCCAGCTGCTTGTTGCGGCTTCTTTCATCCTTCAACTCCTTCTTACAAGCTTCTAGCAGGCTTTGAAGTTTCTTCATTTTCCCCATGTGTTCTAATTCTGCTTTATCGGCTCGGTATTAGGCTTCGGCTAACTGCTTCTTTTTGGTCGTCAGACTGGCATAAGTCCCTTTGAGGGTTTCACCCACTTTAAGTCTTTTGAAAACCTCTGTCTGTACCTCATCATCAGCTTGGCGAACTCGGTCCCTCTTTTGATTCAGATTAAATTTCAAGGTCTCTTTCTCCAATGAGATTTTAGCAAGCTTAGTTTTGAGATCGACATTCTCTTTCTCTAGAGTCTTGATAACCTTCTTCAATTCATCCATCTCAGAATTAGGCTGGTTCTCTAGCTCAGAAGATTGGAGGTTCATGGATGGTTCAGGCGGGAACGGAAATAAGACCTCACTAACTCTGCTTTTGACCCAACTGGTGTAGGCTTCCTTGGCAATACAATTCTTCTTACCCATCTCTGCTCTTCCTTGAGGACAAATCGACCCCCAAGCCCTGACAATCTTCTTGATCAACTCTGGCTCTTCGACTCCTTCGTACAAAACAAAACCTTCTACGCTTTCGAGATCAGGTTTGTCCACCATAGGATATCCAAGTTGTCGTAATCCTAACctcgggttgtagttgattcctccttttgtaccaagaagaggcacattaggaaaaTCCCCATAATTGAGAATAAGCTTGACACCATCATGCACTCGAGAATACCAAGGAATTTCTTCGGCTTTTAAGGACATGATCCTCTGGGACCACTTCACATTATCTTTGTTCTCAACAAAGGGACCTTCACTGGGTAGATGTGAAATAAACCATCTATACAGTAAAGGGGTGCAACAGACGATAATCCCTTTCTTCTTCTGGGTCCTTACATGAACGGAATAGTAAGTATCAGCGAGAAGAGTGGGAATCGGGTTCTGAGTCAAGAAGATGTGAATAGCAGCCAAGTCCACGAACTGTTCCATATTCAGaaacaagacaatcccatagatgAGTAAAGCTAGATGGGCATTGAAGGTCGTCCAGCTTCCAGCTTCAGCGAAAGTGATAGCTTTGTCTACGAGAAACTTAGAGGTGAAACCATGGATTCCACCTTTTGGTTTCAGGTTCAATTCTATCTCCTTCTTTCCCATATGCAGAGCTTCAGCAAGTTCTCGATATTCAGGAAGTTCCTTAGTGCGGATGTAGGGCACCTAGTTCTTTATCCTGATACCCAAAATATAAGAATACTCTTCCAATGTCGGCGCTAGCTGATAGTCTTGAAAGTAAAGCACCGTAGTGGTGGATCGTAGAACTGTACCAAGGCGTGCACAACGGTGATGTTGACCTCGGTGTTCAGAATACCCAGTAGGTTACCATACGTTTCCTTGAAGGCTTCTTTGTGAGTCAGGTTTAAATGCGCCCCAAACCCTCTCAACACAGCCAATGGAGGTTCCACAAACTTGTAATTATGGATGCTCTTCCTCTCGGGATTCATGCTTCGCTTCAATTGCTTGGTGAATAGACTGGACTCTTGGATTCCTGGAAAACATGCATATGCAAAAATTTGATCATGATGAATGATAATGCAATGATGATATGATAATAATTCACATGGGGTCGGAACCCAGGAAGTTCTGGACAATCTGTAAGTGCCACATGTTGCAAGTTCAAAAGTTCGACGTACATGAGTATCAGGGTAGgtagagtctatggtttcctacaatgaaaacccatatccccctcacaggtgtggactatgctccgaggtggtccctagaaggtctcccagagtcatcgactcgaaatgaaaataccctaccgtagtgaatactcacaggacaaaagtacttccaagtgaatctagtctgggtgtggttctcgtgacccctgtaagaccctaattttgtccctaagatccctcatggcatcataacatttcatttgcatagcctcaaggatcataagcatcttggttccccttgcctttgggtgggacctcttgtgagtggtttgagatcaccaagcatgcttgaattgtacattattgcttttcttattttgtttactaaccaaaatcacaaaaacatgtcactaacatcttttgtttgtagcttgagcaatcacaaggtcaagagcttcaaggaggtcctttgtgcaaagatatggtcaaaagaagatgaaaacaagcatgacaatggttcccaaagctcttaCCCATCAAATATGcttcccaagtatctcaattcatcattttgatcaaagcaagtcaagagtttgaggtttgtttcccaaagaaaccctaattcatctgtgtacaacaatgccttgctcctgaagcaacctcagcccattatcaaatacaatcaagggaagttctttaattcatcatttcatgcatattgGAACTTATTTaagtgccctcaatcatcaattcatcaaggtatgagttatggacttgagaagttgatcagtcaattcatctgactattttgaaatgcactgagacctaactttttatgtgttggtcaaatggagatgatcccaaaagcaaaaaaatgttcttaaagacaatatgaacaactttcatgttcatcaaaaattgatttgaagcttggaaggtcatcatccattccaagacattataggtcattttgactgaaaccctaattttaggtcaatttcccaagaacataactcattaattttttatgattttgaggtgggatcaaatgcattggaaatcttaagatgtctacttcaaatgttatgttgaacaaaatttcaaaatctcaaagtaaatacatgtgataatgcaaaacattataggtcactttcgaccaaatgcattgaaaggcaaaaaagtccaacttcaagtgcccatacctctttcatcaaaaatccaaatgatgcaaaatttaagtccattttgattatcttgaaaatatatacaactttgatgttgtaggttttttcatttgaggtttgcatcatcaaaacagaggggcttgaacattggccaaatttggaaacctcacctttgcatgctttgcaccttgcactttaaactcaaaattcactaatttccacacttcaaatggatttttgcccaacataacatttgttccttacatcaagaccttttcaaccattactcacatgctcatgtttgaatttggcaaatggcatttttgaagaggagaagttttaggcataattgtgcataacatgttggaactcattacacaagtttgtgcattgccaattacacgtccatttcagctcaattatgctgcagattgcatttggcattgaatttgggccttttacatgatcatgcaagcccatgcaaagagtatccacttgccatgcacacaCGGATTTCTCATTGCTTGCACcatgcttggctataaatagaagcatcattgcattcaatttggatggaggaatcaacctgaaatgctgctgaattgaaaaccaaacctctcaccaaaggaaccatttcattttcattcaaatttttcagatctgaaattcaattaaatctggttgaatctctagatctaaagttcctagaccttcatcctatagtccattgtacttctgtttggccaaaggaagcaaggaagcaagctcagatcaccataattcaaaggttctctccaactggttttttcttcgaaactcactattctttgatctatttgcttggatattgtgttgtctgaagtcctctccatagaggcgTCATTGCTGTGTATTCAATTTTCAAAacaagcaagttcatgatgaacaccatcaagcttccatctctgatttctctcttaataggaatctagagtggaagtgagtggtataggagtgatgtacatcacttcctctttcgattgatgcctggatcgtgtgttttggtgcacatttgctcttctgcaaatttgagctctcaccggagctagccggagaagacggtggcactggccaccgtctggtctccagatccaataGTGGCCATCCATTCTTATTTCtagatctaatcctggcctttgcttcttatgacttttaataattcattgtgttacgcgtggactgaagcctaccatggaagcgcgcatgtggagcatttgatcagccacgtcaattaatgaggcttgatcagacgctccttgtttttttgattttcctattttctgatttaatttcttttatttcttttattttcaaaaattcatatcttcttcatttaaaatccaaaaaatatgggaccaattgcattcttctccaaataatttctagtttctaaaaatgatttttaatattttttattttgtcatttgatattttttgtgaattttctcttttctggttatttttaattcattttaaatagttttgatattcaaaaaatacaaaaatattttcctaacctatttgaatgatggtggatctatgaaaaatattctcatcaattttttaattgatttcagatttatttgagattttagttcaattaggttatttttattcattttaaattgattaaaaatagtttctgacttttaaaaatgctgaaattttttgtcaaactttgtttgaccttgttgaaggttgatttgaagttcctaacctttcaaggttgatttgaagtgattttgaagtttgacctttcttttatttttaattcaagtttattttaatattaaaaatgccaaaaaatattttgcttattatttgacctccaatcttcatcccatttctggtttctcattgtttgactttgactttcaatgtcatttggtaaacacacatggattggtacattttatttcaccttaggcactttattctttccatttcctttttcattattcatctccttcttcttcttctttctttttttgatcaatgagttaaaggttgataagttagcattgattagggagacttaatcttccttgattcaaatctaactcatcttgatcaattgatcaagtgaatggctttgcattaaggataggttgtttcctaaatcatgcaaaagacttaaaccaatacaagatcaattctcttcttctttttggcatggcaagttgttggaacttggttcactaatcaagacttctaacttgtgttgttgcatacattattattgaccggcctcagatagttgtgacttctacataagtccaattacgattgcttaacatagcgctaaatttgccttatggcacactaactactaacattaatcattaaccattaacatttactttttgcactttacttttatgcaatttactattcttgtacata containing:
- the LOC127079024 gene encoding uncharacterized protein LOC127079024; translated protein: MGKKEIELNLKPKGGIHGFTSKFLVDKAITFAEAGSWTTFNAHLALLIYGIVLFLNMEQFVDLAAIHIFLTQNPIPTLLADTYYSVHVRTQKKKGIIVCCTPLLYRWFISHLPSEGPFVENKDNVKWSQRIMSLKAEEIPWYSRVHDGVKLILNYGDFPNVPLLGVEEPELIKKIVRAWGSICPQGRAEMGKKNCIAKEAYTSWVKSRVSEVLFPFPPEPSMNLQSSELENQPNSEMDELKKVIKTLEKENVDLKTKLAKISLEKETLKFNLNQKRDRVRQADDEVQTEVFKRLKVGETLKGTYASLTTKKKQLAEA